GACTGATTGGCTTTAAACATCATTCCGACAACCGCTCCAAAAGCAATAATCATTAGCGGCGCCAGTAAAGTGAGTATAACGAAGGATTTTTTCTTAACCTGCGTAAGAAATTCCCTTTTTGTAATTAAAAAAATATTGTTCATAAAATTAAGAGTGATTGCTTACCGCATTGATAAATACTTCATTCATGCTCGGAATTCTTTCGTCGAAAGATCTTACTTTTCCTACATTAACCAGATCTAAAAGGATATTGTTCTGATCTGCTTCATTTTTCAAATCAAAAGAAACCAGATTGTTTTCATGGGTCATGTTGAAAATTCCATATTTGTTTTTAAACTGATCAAACTGGTCATCGTTGACTTCAGATAAAGTAACTCCAAAAATATTTTTCTTGAATTTTTCGCGGACATCAAAAACTCTTCCGTCGATTATTTTTTTAGAATTATTGATCAATGCAACATAATCACACATTTCTTCCACACTTTCCATTCTGTGGGTAGAAAGGATAATTGTAGTTCCGTTATTTTTAAGCTCGATAATCTGATCTTTAATTAAATTCGCATTCACCGGATCAAAACCTGAAAACGGTTCATCCAAAATTAAAAGATGGGGTCTGTGAAGAACGGTTACAACGAACTGTATTTTCTGAGCCATTCCTTTTGAAAGTTCAGAGAGTTTTTTCTTCCACCATTGATCGATATTAAGTTTATCAAACCATTTTTTTGCTTCGTTCAGAGCATCATTTTTTGTCATTCCCTTCAGTTCTCCGAAGTAAAGAATCTGATCTCCAACGCTCATGTTTTTATAAAGACCGCGTTCTTCCGGCATATAACCGATGTCTTTAATATGATTCGGATTCAGTTTTTCTCCGTTAATGAAAACGTTCCCAGAATCGGCTTGTGTAATCTGATTGATAATTCGGATGAAAGAAGTTTTTCCTGCTCCGTTTGGTCCTAGAAGACCGTAAATACTTCCTTTCGGAACGTGTATGCTAAAATCGTCTAATGCGGTTTTTTTTCCGGCATTGTAGGTTTTAGTAATTTGTTCAGCTTTTAGCATTAAAATTGTTTTTACAATTAGTTATGAAATATCCCGAAAGTTACGGAATAATTGAAAAAAAATGTGCTAAAAGAAAAAATCCTGATGATTATCAGGATTTTGAATATTATTGCTTTACTATTTGAGTAACTTTTTGTGTATTGTCGCTTAGAATATACCTGATAAGATATTTTCCGGGTTTCAGTTTCTGAATATTAATCTCAGCATTGTTGCTGTTGATATTGTAACTCGCAACCTGAGTTCCCAATATAGAATAAAAAGAAACATTTTTAATTTTCAATGAAGAATCTTTCGCCTTCACCATCAAAAAATCTTTTGCAGGATTCGGATATGCTGTAAGCACACCGTCATCAGATTTCTGATTAGTGGAAGTCGGCTCTTTTATTTGTGCTTTCAAATTATCAGAAAACCCAATAGTAGCGCCAATAAATATAAATAAAGGTAAAAGTTTTTTCATCAACTATATATTTTGCTTAAATATTACTAACAAAAATAATAAATTCTATAATCATCTGCAATAGTTTTTTGTAGAACTTATATTAAATTTGCAATAAATTATTCAAAAAGTATTCCAAAGATGATATATTCTAGAAACAGAAGACTAAGAGTGAATGAATCGATGAGAGGTTTGGTAAGAGAATGCAGTCTTTCAGTGAACGATTTTGTAATGCCTATTTTCGTAATGGAGGGCGAGAACAAAGAAGAAGCGATCGCTTCAATGCCCGGAATTTTCAGGCGAAGCATCGATCTTACGGTAAAAGAATGTAAAGAATTATTTTCTTTAGGCGTAAAGGCGGTTAACCTTTATATGAAAGTTTCAGATGACTTAAAAGATAACACCGGAAAAGAAGCATGGAATAAAGATGGCTTAATGCAAAACAGCATCAAAGCAATTAAAGATGCAGTGCCTGAAATGGTGATTATGCCCGATGTAGCCTTAGATCCTTATTCAATTTACGGTCACGACGGAATTATAGAAAACGGAAAAATCATCAATGATGCAACCAATGATGCATTGGCAAAAATGGCTGTGTCACATGCTGAAGCCGGAGCTGACATTGTGGCACCGAGTGACATGATGGATGGCAGAGTTTTGGCAATTCGTGAGGCTTTAGAAGAAAGCGGTTTTCATGATGTTGGAATTCTAAGTTATGCTGCAAAATATGCAAGTTCTTTTTACGGGCCGTTCAGAAGTGCTTTAGACAGTGCTCCAAAAGACAATATGGAAATTCCGAAAGATAAAAAAACGTATCAGATGGATTTTCACAATTCGCGTGAAGCATTAAATGAAGTTTTCAAAGATGTGGAAGAAGGTGCCGATATTATTATGATCAAACCAGGTCTCCCGTATTTAGATATTGTCTCAAAAGTGCGTGAAGCAATTGATTTGCC
Above is a genomic segment from Chryseobacterium mulctrae containing:
- the hemB gene encoding porphobilinogen synthase, whose protein sequence is MIYSRNRRLRVNESMRGLVRECSLSVNDFVMPIFVMEGENKEEAIASMPGIFRRSIDLTVKECKELFSLGVKAVNLYMKVSDDLKDNTGKEAWNKDGLMQNSIKAIKDAVPEMVIMPDVALDPYSIYGHDGIIENGKIINDATNDALAKMAVSHAEAGADIVAPSDMMDGRVLAIREALEESGFHDVGILSYAAKYASSFYGPFRSALDSAPKDNMEIPKDKKTYQMDFHNSREALNEVFKDVEEGADIIMIKPGLPYLDIVSKVREAIDLPIAVYNVSGEYAMLKAAAQNGWLDNDKAIIESLTCFKRAGADMIFTYAAKEAAMILNK
- a CDS encoding ABC transporter ATP-binding protein, with the translated sequence MLKAEQITKTYNAGKKTALDDFSIHVPKGSIYGLLGPNGAGKTSFIRIINQITQADSGNVFINGEKLNPNHIKDIGYMPEERGLYKNMSVGDQILYFGELKGMTKNDALNEAKKWFDKLNIDQWWKKKLSELSKGMAQKIQFVVTVLHRPHLLILDEPFSGFDPVNANLIKDQIIELKNNGTTIILSTHRMESVEEMCDYVALINNSKKIIDGRVFDVREKFKKNIFGVTLSEVNDDQFDQFKNKYGIFNMTHENNLVSFDLKNEADQNNILLDLVNVGKVRSFDERIPSMNEVFINAVSNHS
- a CDS encoding T9SS type A sorting domain-containing protein, yielding MKKLLPLFIFIGATIGFSDNLKAQIKEPTSTNQKSDDGVLTAYPNPAKDFLMVKAKDSSLKIKNVSFYSILGTQVASYNINSNNAEINIQKLKPGKYLIRYILSDNTQKVTQIVKQ